A genomic segment from Scyliorhinus canicula unplaced genomic scaffold, sScyCan1.1, whole genome shotgun sequence encodes:
- the LOC119960685 gene encoding uncharacterized protein LOC119960685 encodes MFPVSVLLWILEVGELVRDVEAGGLQKPVLTVDPPFGKFITGEKITLRCRCYCPVTRIEYYHNGAEAGYKDLKKGKCKASRDHSFAVVKGGNYTCRCQAEENGAWTNPDVSDPIQIQIGDEVSPPTISKRRHSGAKLNSDTVLISCKGDIRSKGGNFQLCRIPREQHVQTLEVRDGQKNVTFAINVADPDSLGNYMCRYQTVVLEVWKMSSFSKFVTLTDKVEQNDTSLYIGLGCAAFIIVLVIAAVIAGVIIKCRRTGRQLNESAPAKGGGSGRYQEDDGTYEDVNEHPQINVTTIYSEIV; translated from the exons TTGAAGTCGGTGAGCTGGTCCGGGATGTCGAAGCAG GTGGTTTACAGAAACCAGTCTTGACTGTGGATCCACCCTTTGGGAAGTTTATTACCGGAGAGAAAATAACTTTGAGGTGTCGGTGCTACTGTCCTGTTACACGGATCGAATATTATCACAATGGGGCTGAGGCTGGTTATAAGGACTTGAAGAAAGGAAAATGCAAGGCATCTCGTGATCATTCCTTCGCTGTGGTCAAGGGAGGAAATTATACTTGCCGATGTCAGGCAGAGGAGAATGGAGCATGGACGAATCCAGATGTGAGCGATCCCATCCAGATACAAATTGGAG ACGAAGTCTCGCCGCCGACCATTAGCAAACGCCGACATTCCGGTGCAAAATTAAACAGTGACACTGTCCTTATCTCCTGCAAAGGTGACATTCGGTCCAAAGGGGGAAATTTTCAGTTGTGCAGGATTCCAAGGGAACAACATGTACAAACTCTCGAAGTGAGAGATGGTCAGAAAAATGTGACCTTTGCCATAAACGTCGCGGATCCAGATTCTTTAGGAAATTATATGTGCCGTTACCAAACAGTTGTGCTGGAAGTTTGGAAGATGTCCTCTTTCAGTAAATTTGTGACGCTTACTGACAAAG TTGAACAGAACGACACGTCATTGTACATTGGCCTGGGATGTGCTGCCTTCATCATCGTTTTAGTCATTGCGGCGGTCATTGCTGGCGTCATCATCAAGTGTC GGCGAACAGGACGTCAACTCAATGAGAG TGCTCCAGCCAAAGGAGGTGGATCTGGAAGGTATCAGGAAGATGATGGCACGT